The Aeromicrobium yanjiei genome includes a region encoding these proteins:
- the recC gene encoding exodeoxyribonuclease V subunit gamma, producing MTFHVHRAERLDTLVVGLAELLADPLPNPFAEEIVVVPARGVERWLAQQLGHRLGTGEGRQDGVCAGIRFASPHSLVAELLGIEGDDPWDPDRVVWPLLDVIDASLGEPWCQALSRHLGHEHTGVERELRQSRRYGVARRLARLFASYATQRPELITAWNTHRDEDGAGKVLEADVRWQAELWRRLTAVVDAPTPDVRLAETITRLQDEPDSFDLPARISLVGHTRLSAGEVRLLDALGQRRDVHAWVPHPSPALWRTLAERGAVGTVRRSDDPAPTEAPNPLLISLGRDVREMQRTLGGVADVVHEHLAPLDRPAPSTMLGWLQDDLVHDRSGQDGRAYERADRSVQVHACHGRTRQVDVLREVLVGLLEDDPTLEPRDILVMCPDIDTYAPLISAAFGLIGVVEGGHPAHQLRVRLADRGTAGTNPLVGVARALLDLATTGRTTATEVMDFVALAPVRQRFALSDDDIDQLTRWTEQSGARWGFDAAHREPFGLGDLKANTWQFGLDRVLLGAAVAEQRGRWIDTVMPLDDVSSGDLDLAGRFAELLHRLRTTIDEMAVERPLAGWVETLLDGITSLAATPKRDDWQLSQLEHELGRLAESGAGSTTPLRLAEVSEMLDSTLGSRPTRSSFRTGTLTVCTMVPMRSVPHRVVCMIGLDDGEFPRVGAVHGDDVLARDPMTGERDVRTEDRQLLLDAVMAATETLVITYTGADERTGQPRPPAVPLGELIDQLERTASGDVRRSVVVHHPLQPFDRRNVLPGALVPGKPFSFDPAALAGATVTARPEAPTTFMPGRLDPPPQDDIALRDLVDFVVHPVKAFMRQRLDVGVLSEADALVDEVPIDLDGLQKWSVGDRVLRDALAGADPREARMAEYLRGTLPPGHLGRQVVDEVVTNIEPLMQRTAELRSGLARSVDIEVTLDDGRRITGTVADVHGQSAVAVTYSRLAAKHRLQSWLNLLALSASEPEVPWVAHAIGRSRGPGGMHAEVGPLNEIARTHLADLVALRDLGLCEPLPLPLKTSLAYVEARRNRPHDIALRAARDEWDLARLKNGAVIEKEAHDPHHALVWGEGAPLEAILDRDDSGAQFAVLAQRLWDPLLTFERMDVL from the coding sequence GTGACCTTCCACGTCCATCGCGCCGAGCGGCTCGACACGCTCGTCGTCGGGCTCGCCGAGCTGCTGGCAGACCCGCTGCCCAATCCCTTCGCGGAGGAGATCGTCGTCGTGCCGGCCCGCGGGGTCGAGCGCTGGCTCGCGCAGCAGCTGGGTCACCGGCTCGGCACCGGCGAGGGGCGGCAGGACGGGGTGTGCGCCGGCATCAGGTTCGCCTCCCCGCACTCGCTGGTCGCCGAGCTGCTCGGCATCGAGGGCGACGACCCGTGGGACCCCGACCGGGTGGTCTGGCCGTTGCTCGACGTCATCGACGCGTCGCTGGGCGAGCCGTGGTGCCAGGCGTTGTCGCGACACCTCGGGCACGAGCACACCGGGGTCGAGCGCGAGCTGCGGCAGAGCCGGCGCTACGGCGTGGCCCGCCGGCTCGCGCGGCTGTTCGCGTCGTACGCGACGCAGCGGCCCGAGCTCATCACCGCGTGGAACACACACCGTGACGAGGACGGCGCCGGCAAGGTGCTCGAGGCCGACGTCCGCTGGCAGGCCGAGCTGTGGCGCCGGCTCACCGCCGTCGTGGACGCGCCGACGCCCGACGTGCGGCTCGCCGAGACGATCACCCGGCTTCAGGACGAGCCCGACTCGTTCGACCTGCCGGCCCGCATCTCGCTGGTGGGGCACACCCGCCTGTCCGCCGGGGAGGTCCGGCTGCTCGACGCCCTCGGGCAGCGGCGTGACGTCCACGCGTGGGTGCCGCACCCGTCGCCCGCGCTGTGGCGCACGCTCGCCGAGCGGGGCGCCGTCGGCACGGTCCGCCGCAGCGACGATCCCGCGCCGACCGAGGCCCCCAACCCGCTGCTGATCTCGCTCGGACGCGACGTGCGCGAGATGCAGCGCACCCTCGGCGGCGTGGCCGACGTGGTGCACGAGCACCTCGCGCCGCTCGACCGGCCGGCGCCGAGCACGATGCTGGGGTGGCTGCAGGACGACCTGGTCCACGACCGCAGCGGGCAGGACGGACGAGCGTACGAGCGCGCCGACCGCAGCGTGCAGGTGCACGCGTGCCACGGCCGCACCCGTCAGGTCGACGTGCTGCGTGAGGTGCTGGTCGGGCTGCTCGAGGACGATCCCACGCTCGAGCCGCGCGACATCCTGGTGATGTGCCCCGACATCGACACGTACGCGCCGCTGATCAGCGCCGCGTTCGGGCTGATCGGCGTGGTCGAGGGTGGTCACCCCGCGCACCAGCTGCGGGTACGCCTGGCAGACCGCGGCACCGCCGGCACCAACCCGCTCGTGGGGGTCGCGCGAGCCCTGCTCGACCTCGCGACGACCGGCCGGACGACCGCGACCGAGGTGATGGACTTCGTGGCCCTGGCGCCCGTACGCCAGCGGTTCGCGCTGTCCGACGACGACATCGACCAGCTGACCCGCTGGACCGAGCAGTCCGGTGCCCGCTGGGGCTTCGACGCGGCGCACCGCGAGCCGTTCGGGCTCGGTGACCTGAAGGCCAACACCTGGCAGTTCGGCCTCGACCGGGTGCTTCTCGGCGCGGCCGTCGCGGAGCAGCGCGGACGCTGGATCGACACCGTCATGCCCCTGGACGACGTCAGCAGCGGCGATCTCGACCTCGCGGGCCGGTTCGCCGAGCTGCTGCACCGCCTGCGCACGACGATCGACGAGATGGCCGTCGAGCGGCCGCTCGCGGGCTGGGTCGAGACCCTGCTCGACGGCATCACCTCGCTCGCCGCGACGCCCAAGCGTGACGACTGGCAGCTGTCACAGCTCGAGCACGAGCTGGGCCGCCTCGCCGAGAGCGGTGCCGGGTCGACCACGCCGCTGCGGCTGGCCGAGGTCAGCGAGATGCTCGACAGCACGCTCGGCTCGAGGCCGACCCGGTCGAGCTTCCGCACCGGCACCCTGACGGTCTGCACGATGGTGCCGATGCGCTCCGTGCCGCACCGCGTCGTCTGCATGATCGGCCTCGACGACGGCGAGTTCCCCCGGGTCGGCGCGGTCCACGGCGACGACGTGCTGGCGCGCGACCCCATGACGGGGGAGCGCGACGTGCGCACCGAGGACCGCCAGCTGCTGCTCGACGCGGTCATGGCCGCGACCGAGACGCTCGTCATCACCTACACCGGCGCCGACGAGCGCACGGGTCAGCCGCGCCCGCCGGCGGTGCCGCTCGGTGAGCTGATCGACCAGCTTGAGCGCACCGCGTCCGGCGACGTACGCCGCTCAGTGGTCGTGCACCACCCGCTGCAGCCGTTCGACCGGCGCAACGTGCTGCCGGGTGCGCTGGTGCCCGGCAAGCCCTTCAGCTTCGACCCCGCGGCGCTGGCCGGGGCGACTGTCACGGCGCGCCCCGAGGCCCCCACGACGTTCATGCCGGGCCGGCTCGACCCGCCGCCGCAGGACGACATCGCGCTGCGCGATCTCGTCGACTTCGTGGTCCACCCGGTCAAGGCGTTCATGCGCCAGCGCCTCGACGTCGGCGTGCTGAGCGAGGCCGACGCCCTCGTCGACGAGGTGCCGATCGACCTGGACGGTCTGCAGAAGTGGTCCGTCGGCGACCGTGTGCTGCGCGACGCCCTGGCCGGCGCCGACCCGCGCGAGGCGCGCATGGCCGAATACCTCCGCGGCACCCTGCCGCCCGGCCACCTCGGTCGCCAGGTCGTCGACGAGGTGGTCACCAACATCGAGCCGCTCATGCAGCGCACCGCCGAGCTGCGCAGCGGCCTGGCTCGTTCGGTCGACATCGAGGTCACCCTCGACGACGGCCGGCGCATCACCGGGACGGTTGCCGACGTGCACGGCCAGAGCGCGGTCGCGGTCACCTACTCGCGTCTCGCCGCCAAGCACCGGCTGCAGTCGTGGCTCAACCTGCTGGCGCTGTCCGCGTCGGAGCCCGAGGTGCCGTGGGTCGCGCACGCGATCGGCCGCAGCAGGGGCCCCGGCGGTATGCACGCCGAGGTCGGGCCGCTGAACGAGATTGCCCGCACCCACCTGGCCGACCTCGTCGCACTGCGCGACCTCGGTCTGTGCGAGCCGCTGCCGCTGCCGCTGAAGACCTCCCTCGCGTACGTCGAGGCGCGCCGCAACCGCCCCCACGACATCGCGCTGCGTGCAGCGCGCGACGAGTGGGACCTCGCCCGGCTCAAGAACGGAGCGGTGATCGAGAAGGAGGCGCACGACCCCCACCACGCCTTGGTCTGGGGCGAGGGGGCGCCGCTGGAGGCGATCCTCGACCGCGACGACTCCGGCGCCCAGTTCGCGGTGCTGGCCCAGCGCCTGTGGGACCCGCTGCTCACCTTCGAACGGATGGACGTCCTGTGA
- a CDS encoding HNH endonuclease signature motif containing protein — MFEQSIRAAGEALDAVRLDSYDLMSAPEQIAACEALARLEARVKAHQLAAAGAADRSKAASTVGATSTGAMLAGAFGGDPVAAGRMVKQAKKLESASATQEALAKGEVTLAQAELIADKLKALPGDPSPAQRDGCETQLLDDAKKMSLKDLSRRADRITDTFAPDDVDAHEDETIRDREAEARRKSYFWMADRKDGTYKGEFVIPEAQGEMLKNCLEALNAPQVKKAEDDPALAVLDDKPSYGQQMAVAFMTLIEHLPADRLPDVAGVGVTVTVNIDLKSLIDGIKAGTLSTGCRVSATEVRRMACEQGLLPMVFNGKPLPVDCGREQRLFNRAQRRAAERRDRGCTFPGCDRPPAWCVGHHARKRWADGGATNLEDIVLICAHHHRVVHTQDWDIEFAADGYPDYIPPASLDPRRRRLRNGRFRADAAAA; from the coding sequence ATGTTCGAACAGTCGATACGAGCCGCAGGTGAGGCACTCGATGCCGTCCGCCTCGACTCGTACGACCTGATGTCCGCGCCCGAGCAGATCGCCGCGTGCGAGGCGCTGGCGCGGCTCGAGGCCCGGGTCAAGGCCCACCAGCTGGCTGCGGCCGGGGCCGCCGACCGGTCGAAGGCCGCCTCCACCGTGGGCGCGACGTCGACCGGGGCGATGCTGGCCGGCGCGTTCGGCGGCGATCCCGTAGCGGCGGGGCGCATGGTCAAGCAGGCCAAGAAGCTCGAGTCCGCGTCCGCGACCCAGGAGGCGCTGGCCAAGGGCGAGGTGACGCTGGCGCAGGCCGAGCTCATTGCCGACAAGCTCAAGGCACTGCCGGGTGACCCGTCGCCGGCGCAGCGCGATGGCTGCGAGACGCAACTGCTCGACGACGCCAAGAAGATGTCGCTGAAAGACCTCAGCCGCCGGGCCGACCGCATCACCGACACCTTCGCCCCCGACGACGTCGATGCCCACGAGGACGAGACGATCCGCGACCGCGAGGCCGAGGCGCGCAGGAAGTCCTACTTCTGGATGGCCGACCGCAAGGACGGCACCTACAAGGGCGAGTTCGTGATCCCCGAGGCGCAGGGCGAGATGCTCAAGAACTGCCTCGAGGCGCTCAACGCCCCGCAGGTCAAGAAGGCCGAGGACGACCCCGCGCTGGCGGTGCTGGACGACAAGCCGTCGTACGGCCAGCAGATGGCGGTTGCCTTCATGACGCTGATCGAGCACCTGCCGGCCGACCGACTGCCCGACGTGGCAGGCGTGGGGGTGACCGTCACGGTCAACATCGACCTCAAGAGCCTCATCGACGGCATCAAGGCCGGCACGCTGTCCACTGGTTGCCGCGTCTCGGCCACCGAGGTGCGCCGGATGGCATGTGAGCAGGGGCTCCTGCCGATGGTGTTCAACGGCAAGCCGCTTCCGGTCGACTGCGGACGCGAGCAGCGACTGTTCAACAGGGCGCAGCGTCGGGCCGCCGAGCGACGCGACCGCGGCTGCACCTTCCCGGGCTGCGACCGGCCGCCCGCCTGGTGCGTCGGACACCACGCCCGCAAGCGCTGGGCAGACGGAGGGGCCACCAACCTTGAGGACATCGTCCTCATCTGCGCCCACCACCACCGGGTCGTCCACACCCAGGACTGGGACATCGAGTTCGCCGCCGACGGCTATCCCGACTACATCCCACCCGCATCGCTCGATCCGCGGCGCAGGCGTCTGCGCAACGGCAGATTCCGAGCCGACGCAGCGGCGGCATGA
- the fmdA gene encoding formamidase has product MPEVIFEIDRDLSVSMRDQRVPGHNRWHPAIPAAAVIAPGNSYRIECKDWTDNQIRNDDSSDDIRDMDIDPCHMLSGPFAVEGVEPGDLLVVDILNIGPFQEQEWGYTGVFAKENGGGFLTDYSPGASKAIWDLDGVWASSRHVPGARFIGNSHPGLFGCAPSPELLAEWNRREQALIDLNPDRVTGDIPAHDGNISGAPQIPALALPPLSSGALLGTLSGNEFERAASEACRTIPPREHGGNVDIKDLGVGSRVFLPVFVPGALFSIGDLHFAQGDGEITFCGAIEMPGFIDLHFDVIKGGMDKYQTTMPFFKPGRVTPNYSEFLTFEGISVENSRNYYLDLTVAYRQACLNAINYLMPAMGWTFEQAYLFLGAAPVEGRIGGVVDIPNAAVSLSIPLSILDRDVLPSADGR; this is encoded by the coding sequence ATGCCCGAAGTCATCTTTGAAATCGACCGCGACCTGTCCGTGTCCATGAGGGACCAGAGGGTCCCTGGACACAACCGGTGGCACCCTGCAATCCCTGCGGCTGCCGTCATTGCACCGGGCAATTCCTACCGAATCGAGTGCAAGGACTGGACCGACAACCAGATCCGCAACGATGACTCGTCCGACGACATTCGGGACATGGACATCGACCCGTGCCACATGCTGAGCGGTCCATTTGCCGTCGAGGGCGTCGAGCCCGGCGATCTACTCGTCGTGGACATCTTGAACATCGGCCCTTTCCAAGAACAGGAATGGGGCTACACCGGCGTTTTCGCCAAGGAGAACGGCGGTGGCTTCCTCACTGACTACTCCCCCGGTGCTTCGAAGGCAATTTGGGATCTTGACGGCGTGTGGGCCAGCTCGAGGCACGTGCCCGGCGCGCGCTTCATCGGCAACTCGCACCCCGGCCTGTTCGGGTGCGCCCCCTCCCCCGAGCTGTTGGCCGAGTGGAACCGACGCGAGCAGGCGCTGATCGACCTCAATCCAGATCGCGTGACCGGCGACATTCCCGCACACGACGGGAACATCTCCGGGGCGCCACAGATTCCCGCGCTGGCGCTTCCGCCACTCTCGAGTGGCGCATTGCTCGGCACGCTCAGCGGAAACGAGTTCGAGCGCGCTGCATCGGAAGCGTGCCGAACCATCCCGCCACGCGAGCACGGCGGCAACGTCGACATCAAAGACCTCGGTGTAGGCAGCCGAGTCTTCTTGCCCGTCTTTGTGCCTGGAGCCCTGTTCTCCATTGGCGACCTTCACTTCGCCCAGGGTGACGGAGAGATCACATTTTGCGGCGCAATCGAAATGCCGGGGTTCATCGATCTGCACTTTGACGTCATCAAGGGAGGGATGGACAAGTACCAAACCACCATGCCGTTCTTCAAGCCCGGCAGGGTCACCCCCAACTACTCAGAGTTCCTGACCTTCGAGGGCATCAGCGTCGAAAACAGCCGCAACTACTACTTGGATCTGACTGTTGCGTACCGGCAAGCGTGCCTCAACGCCATCAACTACCTGATGCCCGCCATGGGATGGACATTCGAGCAGGCGTACCTGTTCTTGGGTGCGGCTCCGGTCGAGGGCCGGATCGGTGGAGTGGTCGATATTCCGAATGCTGCTGTTTCCCTGAGCATCCCGCTCTCGATTCTCGATCGGGACGTCCTTCCAAGCGCAGACGGGCGGTAG
- a CDS encoding FmdB family zinc ribbon protein, whose translation MPSYEFRCATCGPFQIGRALDQAGDPCLCPRCFEAAKRVFTPPSLTIPRGALRHASKTGRRTIDRALSGEPTTTGGPTGRRLPSAGHSH comes from the coding sequence ATGCCGTCGTACGAATTTCGGTGCGCGACCTGCGGCCCCTTCCAGATCGGTCGAGCCCTGGACCAAGCCGGCGATCCGTGCTTGTGCCCGCGATGCTTCGAGGCCGCGAAGCGAGTGTTCACGCCCCCAAGCCTGACGATCCCTCGCGGGGCGTTGCGTCACGCGAGCAAGACGGGCCGTCGAACCATCGACAGGGCGCTGAGTGGAGAGCCCACAACGACTGGTGGGCCCACCGGGCGCCGCCTACCTTCCGCCGGCCACAGCCACTAG
- a CDS encoding allantoin permease — protein sequence MNARTESVGGESDETSEHSHQAGKNSKGEKTEDYTARYTPRSYRRWGTASVATTALGGMAYLADFAIGASIGIAHGTINALVAIVVAAVIIFITALPLAYYSARFNIDLDLVTRGSGFGYYGSVLTAAIFGSYTFIFFALEGSIMAQGLRLGLHVPLWLGYLLSTLIVIPLIIYGMNTLTKVQLWTTPLWLFLMIAPVVYLAVSHPSSVSDFFSYAGESGNEKLSFASVMLGAGVVLSLIAQIGEQNDVLRFMPARTEENKRAWWLAVVLAGPGWVLLAILKQALGVFLAVYVLATVSPTVAAEPVEQFRAAFLTAVPAWLAITLAVILVVISQIKINVVNAYSGSLAWTNAYTRVTKHYPGRLVFLALNLAVALALMEGDMFSVLNDILGFYANCGIAWIVTVGADIIINKMILKLSPMEPEYRRTMLYAVNPVGVGSFLLATGLSWAVYFGALGGGIKPYSAIVAVVVALVATPLLAVLTKGRYYLKRTDDGLAEPRFDAQGNPSSGDYVCHVCHEVFERPDMMSCPTHGEPICSLCLATDRHRQHVEFATRVATR from the coding sequence ATGAACGCTAGAACAGAATCCGTCGGGGGCGAGTCCGACGAGACAAGTGAACACAGTCACCAAGCTGGCAAGAACAGCAAGGGAGAAAAGACCGAGGACTACACCGCTCGCTACACACCACGCAGTTATCGGCGTTGGGGCACAGCCTCGGTGGCAACGACGGCGCTCGGAGGCATGGCATATCTCGCCGACTTTGCCATCGGTGCGAGCATCGGCATCGCCCACGGGACGATCAATGCTCTGGTTGCCATCGTGGTGGCGGCGGTGATCATTTTCATCACAGCGCTTCCTCTCGCGTACTACAGCGCCAGATTCAACATCGACCTGGATCTGGTGACACGCGGATCCGGGTTTGGCTACTACGGATCAGTCTTGACCGCCGCCATCTTCGGCTCCTACACGTTCATCTTCTTCGCCCTTGAGGGCTCGATCATGGCGCAGGGTCTCCGACTGGGTCTGCACGTACCCCTCTGGCTCGGCTACCTGCTATCGACCTTGATCGTCATTCCGCTGATCATCTACGGCATGAACACGTTGACCAAGGTGCAGCTCTGGACCACACCGCTGTGGCTGTTCCTCATGATCGCTCCGGTGGTCTACCTTGCCGTCAGCCACCCGTCCTCGGTGTCGGACTTCTTCTCATATGCGGGAGAGAGCGGCAATGAGAAGTTGAGTTTTGCCTCCGTGATGCTGGGCGCAGGCGTAGTGCTTTCCCTGATCGCCCAGATCGGGGAGCAGAACGATGTCCTGCGATTCATGCCCGCTCGAACCGAGGAAAACAAGCGGGCATGGTGGCTGGCAGTTGTGCTCGCCGGTCCTGGCTGGGTCCTCCTTGCCATTCTCAAGCAGGCGCTGGGTGTCTTTCTTGCGGTGTACGTTCTGGCGACGGTGTCACCGACGGTGGCCGCGGAACCGGTCGAGCAGTTCAGAGCCGCATTCTTGACCGCGGTACCCGCTTGGCTTGCGATCACGCTAGCCGTGATCCTGGTCGTCATCAGCCAGATCAAGATCAATGTCGTCAACGCGTACTCAGGCTCGCTGGCATGGACAAATGCCTACACGCGAGTCACGAAGCACTACCCCGGCCGACTCGTGTTCTTGGCGCTGAATCTTGCCGTCGCACTGGCGCTGATGGAAGGCGACATGTTCAGCGTCCTGAACGACATTCTCGGGTTCTACGCGAACTGCGGTATCGCTTGGATTGTCACTGTGGGCGCCGACATCATCATCAACAAGATGATCTTGAAGCTCTCCCCGATGGAGCCTGAGTACCGCAGGACGATGCTCTATGCCGTCAATCCCGTCGGGGTCGGTTCGTTCCTGCTGGCGACAGGCTTGTCGTGGGCTGTCTACTTCGGCGCCCTGGGCGGCGGAATCAAGCCTTACTCCGCGATCGTGGCCGTGGTCGTGGCGCTCGTCGCCACACCGTTGCTTGCGGTGCTGACAAAGGGCCGCTACTACCTGAAGCGAACGGACGACGGACTCGCTGAGCCTCGATTCGACGCCCAAGGCAATCCGTCCAGCGGGGACTACGTGTGCCACGTCTGCCACGAAGTGTTCGAACGCCCAGACATGATGAGTTGCCCGACCCACGGCGAACCCATTTGCTCTCTGTGCCTCGCAACGGACAGGCACCGCCAGCACGTCGAGTTCGCGACCCGCGTGGCAACTCGCTGA
- a CDS encoding substrate-binding domain-containing protein gives MSSAVLQARSPSRAADVFRLALVVPLQGPAGMFGPSCEALAALAAKRLNAEGGLLGRAVELHVLDGGKAPSEVAHEVKALLDVGGIDGVTGWHISAVRKRLAPMLSGRAPYVYTALYEGGETTTGVFCSGETPRTQIAPALRWLRDNENLRRWCIVGDDYVWPRESAAATVSFARSLGLEIADEVYVPFGTCDFSSAMRRVKESDADGVLMLLVGQDAVLFNRLFAQQGLDHRMTRFSPLMEENMLLASGPGSTRRLYVAASYFRSLATAGAMDLTSDYVSTFSADAPPLNNMAESCYEGVQTIAALVRRAKSFDLRRILSVSECVGFDSPRGVMQMRNSHLDHPIYLAAASDYEFDVITSL, from the coding sequence GTGTCAAGTGCCGTACTGCAGGCTCGCAGCCCGTCACGCGCGGCGGACGTGTTTCGCCTTGCGCTCGTGGTGCCTCTGCAGGGGCCTGCAGGCATGTTCGGGCCCTCATGCGAGGCCCTCGCGGCACTCGCGGCCAAGCGGTTGAATGCGGAAGGCGGATTGCTTGGGCGGGCAGTTGAGCTGCACGTGCTGGACGGAGGCAAGGCTCCATCCGAAGTCGCGCACGAGGTCAAAGCTCTGTTGGACGTCGGTGGCATCGATGGTGTGACGGGTTGGCATATCTCGGCCGTTCGCAAGCGGCTGGCCCCCATGCTCAGTGGACGTGCTCCGTACGTCTACACCGCGCTGTACGAAGGCGGAGAGACCACAACGGGTGTCTTCTGTTCTGGTGAGACTCCGCGTACACAGATCGCGCCGGCACTGCGGTGGCTTCGCGACAACGAGAACCTTCGACGTTGGTGCATCGTCGGCGACGACTACGTCTGGCCCAGAGAATCAGCCGCAGCAACTGTTTCATTCGCTCGCAGCCTGGGACTTGAGATCGCCGACGAGGTGTATGTGCCGTTCGGGACATGCGATTTCAGTTCGGCCATGCGGCGTGTGAAAGAAAGTGACGCCGACGGAGTTCTGATGCTGTTGGTGGGGCAGGACGCTGTCCTTTTCAATCGGCTCTTTGCTCAACAAGGGCTCGACCATCGCATGACTCGGTTCAGCCCGCTGATGGAAGAGAACATGCTTCTCGCTAGCGGACCAGGCAGCACAAGGCGGCTCTACGTGGCCGCCTCGTACTTCCGTTCGCTTGCCACTGCCGGAGCAATGGACTTGACCAGCGATTACGTCTCGACCTTCAGTGCGGACGCTCCGCCGCTCAACAACATGGCCGAATCCTGCTACGAAGGCGTTCAAACGATAGCTGCCCTCGTGCGACGGGCGAAGTCGTTCGATCTGCGACGCATCCTGTCAGTGTCGGAGTGCGTAGGCTTCGACAGCCCGCGCGGAGTCATGCAGATGCGGAACTCGCACCTGGATCATCCGATCTACCTTGCGGCGGCCAGCGACTACGAGTTCGACGTGATCACCTCGCTGTGA
- a CDS encoding MarR family winged helix-turn-helix transcriptional regulator encodes MDRFVRRTNALVAAHVKVRGLTLEQWQILDCIVRNEKIPMTDLASAVFMPAASVTRAVDKLVANALVYRQAAMNDRRRVLVRASRRGEDLRDDLVDELAHFYGSAYEVLGEAERSQLIKLARQL; translated from the coding sequence ATGGACCGCTTTGTCCGACGCACGAACGCCCTGGTTGCAGCGCATGTGAAGGTGCGAGGGCTCACGCTGGAGCAGTGGCAGATCCTGGACTGCATCGTCCGGAACGAGAAGATCCCGATGACTGATCTTGCCTCCGCGGTCTTCATGCCGGCGGCCAGCGTGACCCGAGCTGTCGACAAGTTGGTCGCGAACGCCTTGGTGTATCGGCAGGCCGCCATGAATGACCGCCGTCGCGTTCTTGTTCGCGCGTCTCGCAGGGGCGAGGATCTCCGCGATGATCTCGTTGATGAATTGGCGCACTTCTATGGCTCGGCTTACGAGGTGCTTGGCGAGGCTGAACGATCCCAGCTCATCAAGCTGGCACGCCAGCTCTAG
- a CDS encoding DUF1990 family protein, with protein MLRSKQPRPRCFLVEIDPHTHSVTATITAFSTPTTRIVRAGGPAPRLVQARTTQRYVRSLDDGRLVHSPSPASMSSETLIKKPPPSRRT; from the coding sequence GTGCTGCGTTCGAAACAGCCTCGGCCTCGCTGCTTCCTGGTCGAGATCGACCCGCACACGCATTCGGTGACGGCGACCATCACCGCGTTCTCGACGCCGACCACCCGGATCGTGCGGGCGGGCGGCCCCGCGCCGCGGCTCGTGCAGGCTCGCACGACCCAGCGCTACGTGCGATCACTGGATGATGGTCGACTCGTGCACTCGCCGAGCCCTGCATCGATGTCGTCCGAGACGCTGATCAAGAAGCCGCCACCAAGTCGCAGGACATGA
- a CDS encoding DUF2510 domain-containing protein, translated as MNTQPPSGSTPPGFYPDSSGAMRWWDGSSWTEHTQQATPEQVAPPKKRHTFRNVMLGIIAACVLFIAGCTALLGSAANEAGKSIEKEVAKDKQPGGPDNPLTIVEGKKFSVSGFDYSSGWKVDEDVLGSIDIAKLKVTNNRDKKDSALVEIKFMKGSEVLALADCTTEPVAIGQTTTLSCGSTDELPKSYDRITINDSF; from the coding sequence ATGAACACTCAACCCCCTAGCGGCAGCACGCCGCCCGGCTTCTATCCCGACTCGTCCGGCGCCATGCGCTGGTGGGACGGCAGCTCGTGGACCGAGCACACCCAGCAGGCAACGCCTGAGCAGGTCGCGCCGCCGAAGAAGAGGCACACGTTCCGCAACGTCATGCTCGGAATCATCGCGGCGTGCGTCCTCTTCATCGCCGGATGCACTGCACTCCTCGGCAGCGCCGCCAATGAGGCCGGCAAGTCGATCGAGAAGGAAGTGGCCAAGGACAAGCAGCCCGGCGGCCCCGACAACCCGTTGACGATCGTCGAGGGCAAGAAGTTCTCCGTGTCGGGCTTCGACTACTCGTCCGGCTGGAAGGTCGACGAGGACGTGCTCGGCAGCATCGACATCGCCAAGCTGAAAGTCACGAACAACCGCGACAAGAAGGACTCGGCCCTCGTCGAGATCAAGTTCATGAAGGGCAGCGAGGTGCTCGCACTCGCCGACTGCACGACCGAGCCGGTAGCCATCGGTCAGACCACGACGCTCTCGTGCGGCAGCACGGACGAGCTGCCGAAGTCGTACGACCGCATCACGATCAACGACTCGTTCTGA
- a CDS encoding DUF2510 domain-containing protein: protein MTDNEAESTPTRICRKCSAASTSPGEFCPGCGTPYVRRSRRPSPKVALVAALVVLLVAGVTAAIAVKQHQDGLAGDRAAAAAERQDRRERDAAADARERADEAERDVRRDLVEALEKQITKDAKENVADDLLEGPIKYTSCTATGGGSTDDLTALTGTFECIAVNEENSDGTASGYRYAGTAEWDTGSITWKLGG, encoded by the coding sequence ATGACTGACAACGAAGCAGAGTCCACACCCACCCGGATCTGTCGCAAGTGCAGCGCCGCGAGCACGTCGCCGGGTGAGTTCTGTCCCGGCTGCGGCACTCCGTACGTACGCCGGTCGCGCCGGCCGTCTCCCAAGGTTGCTCTGGTCGCGGCCCTGGTCGTGCTTCTCGTGGCGGGCGTCACGGCGGCCATCGCCGTGAAGCAACATCAGGACGGACTGGCAGGCGACCGAGCGGCGGCAGCCGCGGAGCGGCAGGACCGCCGCGAGCGAGACGCCGCTGCGGACGCGCGGGAGCGGGCCGACGAGGCCGAGCGAGACGTGCGTCGTGACCTGGTGGAGGCACTCGAGAAGCAGATCACCAAGGACGCGAAGGAGAATGTCGCCGACGACCTCCTAGAGGGTCCGATCAAGTACACGAGCTGCACGGCTACGGGCGGCGGATCCACTGACGATCTCACCGCTCTCACCGGGACGTTCGAGTGCATCGCTGTCAACGAGGAGAACAGCGACGGGACGGCGTCGGGCTACCGCTACGCCGGCACGGCCGAGTGGGACACCGGCTCGATCACCTGGAAGCTCGGTGGGTGA